In Planococcus sp. MB-3u-03, the DNA window GGCTTTCACCTTAAATTCAGGTGTGTATTGAATCGTTCGATCCGAGACCGTTTTGACATTCGGATTCGCTTCCAATGTGCGTCGTTGATGTTCGTTAAAGATGATTTTACTCATGACAACCTCTCCCGTTCCAGTAGATATGTTCAGTATACCGGGGTCTGAAAACAGAAAAAACCCCAAATGGGGGGCACTTTTTAAAGTGTCTACCATTTGGGGTTCAGTTCAATGATTTCCGGAGTGGGTTTTTCTTTCTTTATTGTGACTGAATATTCAATTATTAATAGTCGATTCCATGCCGGATGTGCTAAGGTGAAAGAGATGAAGAGCCTGAATGAATAAGCGATTCAAAAAGGAGCGGTTGCCATGAAACTGCAGTCTACACGAAGCCAACAAAAACATTTATCGGTGGCGGCGTATAACGGAGGGTTTGCGCTTGTGCAGGAGATGCGTTATTTGAAATCGGACGGGCCAGTGGAGGAAGTGCAATTCCTGGACCTTGCTGAACGGGTGGAGACAGACTCGATTATTGTGAAAGGGCTCGATATCCTGGAGCAGAATTACGATTACGACCTGGTCAGCAAAGGGAAATTATTGGAACGCTATATCAACCGCAACGTTCATGTGCGGAACAGCGAAATCGGGGAAGAGTGGGAGATGCGTCTGCTCAGCGTGTCGGAATGCATCATCGGCGAACGGGCCGATACGAAAGAAATCGTCATCGATCCGGTCGGGGAACTGATTCTTCCGGCGTTGCCGGAAGGCTTATTGCTGAAACCGGCACTGGTGTGGAAAATAGCGCCAGCAGCGGTGGACCAGGAAATCAGAGTATCGTATTTGACGAAAAGCCTGGAATGGCATGCCCATTACACTCTGGAAATCAAAGACGACGGGTTCCAATTTGATGGCTGGATAAAAATTTTGAATCACAGCGGCGCGCATTACGAAAAGGCAGAGCTTGCTTTGGTGGCTGGGCATGTCCACCGGGAACAGGAAATGAAGAATGGTGATTCACCGATTTTGTATTCGCGCATGCAAGAGTCATTGATTACAGCGGAAGCTTTGCCGGACCGTCTTGTCTACAGGATCAACCGGCCGGTCACCGTCATGAACGAACAGCTCAAGCAATTATCGCTATTCTCGGCGCACGGCGCACAATTCAAGCGGGCTTATCAAGTGAGGTCAGGTGATACCCATGCCGATATCCAGCTCGAATTTTTCAACTCGAGCGAAAACGGTCTCGGCATGCCGCTGCCGGAAGGGGTGGTGAAAGTATACGAAGCCGGGGATTCGGGTGAAACGTTTTTCACGGGCGAAGGTCGAATCGAACACATAGCGCCTGGGAAAAACCTGCGTATCTATATCGGAAAAGCGACGGACGTTACGAGCGACAGCCATGAAAAATTGCGTGAAAAGCATGGCGTCCATGAATACATCACTTATGTGTACAAACTCGAAAATGAAAAGACAGAAAGCATCCGTTTACTGGTTGAACACGTTATTTTCGATCCCATTTGGGAAATGGAATCGTCCAGCCACGATTATGAACGGAAAAGCAGTTCGAAAGTGGAATTTGTCCTCCGGATCCAGCCTGAGACCACGGTTGAATTGGAGTTCACGTATAAAGTCGATAAACGGCGAGAAGAGCGAGGCTATTAGAAAAAGGAGGAGAACAATATGGAAGTCGCATCAGTCAATGGGCGCATACATGTGAAAAATCTGGCCGTAAGTATACTCGTTCCGGTCGTCGGCGGGTCGCTTGTCGGAGCGCTTGCCAATAGAGGCACCCGCGAGCAATACGAGCGGCTAAAAAACCCTTCATTTGCGCCGCCCGGTTGGGTGTTTCCGGTCGTCTGGATAGCGCTATACAAAATGATGGGCGTCGCCAAATACCGCGCGCAAGAAACAGCCAAACCGCTTGGGCGGGAGCGGCAGGTGCTGGCCCCATATGAATTGCAGCTCGGCTTGAATTTCCTGTGGTCGTTTTTGTTCTTTAAATGGGGGCTTCGGGGGACGGCGCTCATCGAAATGGCGGCGCTTCTCGGTGCAGTCATCTGGGCGGCGTATGAATTCTATCAAGTCGATCAGCTGGCTGGAGTTTTGATGGTACCTTATATCGCCTGGGTGGCGTTTGCGCTTGGGTTGAATTATTCATTCTGGCAGTTGAATAAATGATCGTCCAAAGTGTCGGAATCCCCAGCGGTTTCGGCACTTTTGTCCATTTTTTGACCTGGTTTTAAAAAAGTATTTCAAACACTGCAAACTGTTAAAAAATTATGATGCATAGTGATAGGAAAACGACTACAATGAAGGAAGTTGACAACGTTCGAGGCATGGCCTTTTTGGGACTGTTGAAATCAACGCAGTTGAATGGTATCAGGAGGGAAATCAATGTTAAAAGATGTGTTTATCGGCTTGTCTCAAAACCGTCTCCTTACGGCTGCGGCCAAAAAGTACGGCTTGAAATTGGGGGCCCAAACTGTAGTGGCCGGGACCAATATCGAAGAGACCATTAAAAGTATCCGCAGTTTGAATGCGCAGGGAATCAGCGCGACGGTCGACAACCTGGGTGAATTCGTTTTCGAGAAGGAAGCAGCGCTCGAAGCGAAAGAGAACATCATGGATATGATCGAAGCGATTCATAAGAATGAGGTCGATGCCCATATTTCCTTGAAACCGACCCAGCTCGGCTTGGATATCGATTACGATTTCTGCCTGGAAAACTTGAAAGACATCGTCGCACTTGCCCATAACTATCATATGCATATCAACATCGATATGGAAGATTACGGGCATGTACAGCCTTCATACGATCTTTTGAATACGCTTTCGAAAGACTACGATAATATCGGGACCGTCATCCAAGCGTATTTCTTCCGTGCCATGGACGATTTGCAGGAACATAAAGATTTCCGCCTGCGCATCGTTAAAGGCGCATACAAAGAGCCGGCGGATGTGGCTTACCAAACACGTGAAGAAATCGACGAAAATTTCATCAAGCTGATCGAATATCATTTACTGAACGGAAAGTTCACGTCGATCGCGACACATGACCATCACATCATCAACCATGTCGAAGCTTTCATCAAAGAACACGACATTTCATACGATAAATTTGAATTCCAGATGCTTTACGGCTTCCGCAAAGAATTACAGCGCGAGCTCGCGAATAAAGGCTATAACTTCTGCACATACGTGCCATTCGGCGATGACTGGTATGCCTATTTCATGCGCCGGCTGGCAGAACGACCGCAAAACTTGAACCTTGTATTCAAACAAGTGTTCACGAAAAGAACAATATCGCCATCGGGCGCTAGCTGGAGCATTTGTTCTTGGCCGCGCAACTAAAAACGCAAGTAAGTAAAGGCGTCTCACATTGGGGCGCCTTTTCTAATTCCAGACAACTTAAGGAGTGGCAGCATGTACAAAACGACGATTACGCCGCGCGTATCCGAAACGGATGCGGTTGGGCATATCAATAACACAACTTTGCCGGTGTGGTTCGAAGCCGGCCGCAACCCGCTCTTTGAATTATTCACGCCAGACCACGATTTCGCCAACTGGAAAATGGTCATCGTCAAAACAACACTCGAATTCACCGGGCAAGTGTATTTCGGAAAAGACGCCGAAGTCCATACCTGGGTCGAACGCATCGGCAACAGCAGCCTCGAGTTGTACGAAGAGCTGTACCAGGAAGGGCGCCTATGCGCAAAAAACCGGGCCGTCTACGTCAACTTCAATCTGGCACGGCAGCACAGTGAGCCGATTCCGCCCAAAATCCGCGCTGAACTGAACAAGCATTTGCTTGAGGCGAACGGACACTAAACTATATAAGTTAAATCATTACCTACACGAAACGATATTTCAAAAAAACGGAAATCATCAAATCACACCCTATTCGTTCATTAGCAGGTGAAGTTGAAAACCCCCCCTATTTTATTGTTTGTCTACTTGATGAAAGAGTGGAAGGCGGCGATTCCTGCGGGAATAGCATGACCCGCATCCTGTGGGCCCGAAAGCGTCCGCCTGGAGCGATTTCACCAATCTCTTTAGGTATCATCAACCTTTAATTTAACCTATTATAGTAAACTTGGTCTGATCGAACTTCACTGATGCTTTGCGGATTCTGAATAGTTTTTTAATTAATGCGGCTCTTGAAAGGCCATTTGGACATGCTATAATAAGTCCATTCAAAAGAATATTCACTCATATAATAGCGGGAATATGGCCCGCAAGTTTCTACCGGTCCGCCGTAAACGGACTGACTATGAGAAGCAATGGAACGAAAAGAAACCGCCTATTTCGACAGGCGGCTTCCTTTTGCGTTTCCTTTCGGCGAAGCCCGGAGGACCTTGCTCCACTCATGGTTATGAATGGATGCGCGTCCTCCGGGCTTTTTTGCGGAGGATGCGGGAAAAGGAGCGGAAAACATGAAGCAGTTGGAAGAGAAAATTTTAGCGGATGGACGGGTTTTATCCGAAGCCGTATTGAAAGTTGATTCATTTTTAAACCATCAGATCGACCCAGCTTTGATGCAAGCAATTGGGGAAGAGTTCGCTTCCCGATTTAAAGCGGCGGGAATCACAAAGATTTTGACAATCGAATCGTCAGGCATCGCGCCTGCGGTCATGACTGGACTCTTGCTCGGCGTACCGGTCGTCTTCGCGAGAAAGCGCAAATCGCTGACCTTGACGGATGGCTTGTACTCAGCTCCTGTCCATTCCTTTACAAAAAATGAAACGAACGACATCTCCGTGTCCCACGATTTTCTCGGGCAAGACGATGTCGTGATGATCATCGATGACTTCCTGGCGAATGGCCAAGCGGCACTCGGCTTGCTCGATATCGTCGAGCAGGTTGGGGCAGAATGTGCAGGCATCGGCATCGTCATTGAAAAAGGATTCCAGCCAGGCGGGAAATTGCTGCGCGATAAAGGCATACGCGTGGAAACATTGGCGAATATTAAATGGATGGAACCTGGGCACGTTGAATTTTACGGGGAGGTGCCGAACTGATGAAAAAAGCATTCGGAGAAGCGGCACTCGGCCTTCAACATGTCCTGGCGATGTATGCAGGAGCGATTCTCGTTCCCTTGATCGTCGGAGCGGCGCTCGGGTTGACGCCGGAGCAATTGACTTACCTCGTATCGATCGATATTTTGCTGTGCGGCGTTGCGACGCTGCTGCAAGTGTTCAATTCCCGCTTTTTCGGCATCGGCTTGCCGGTCGTGCTCGGTTGCACATTTACAGCAGTCGGGCCGATGATCGCCATTGGCGGCCAATATGGCATTTCAGCGATTTATGGGTCGATTCTCGTTTCCGGCCTATTCGTCATTGTCGTTTCCGGATTTTTCGGAAGCCTCGTGCGCTTTTTCCCGCCAGTTGTGACCGGTTCAGTGGTCACCATCATCGGCATCACGCTTATTCCGGTCGCCATCAATAATATGGGCGGCGGGCAGGGGGCGGCGGATTTCGGTTCGCTGTCCAACATCGCCTTGGCTTTCGGGACACTAGGGTTTATCATTTTCCTCTATAAATTCTCACGCGGCTTTATGCGCGCCGTGTCGATTCTCGTTGGCTTGATTGCCGGAACGGTCGTTGCCGGCTTCATGGGCAGAGTCGATTTCACGCCAATCGCAGAAGCGTCTTATTTCCATATGGTGGAGCCGTTTTATTTCGGGATGCCGACATTCGAATGGTCCGCGATCCTTACGATGATCCTGGTCGCGCTAGTGTCACTTGTTGAATCGACAGGGGTCTATTTCGCACTCAGCGACATCACGAAAAAAGAAATCAAAGAAAAAGATTTGGCGAAAGGCTACCGCTCTGAAGGCTTGGCGATTTTCCTTGGTGGCATTTTCAATGCCTTCCCGTACACTGCCTACTCGCAAAACGTCGGGCTGATCCAGATGTCCGGAGTGAAATCGCGCAAGATCATCTTCATCGCGGCAATCATGCTGATCGTCCTCGGGTTCGTGCCGAAAATCGGTGCCATGACGACGATCATCCCGACACCGGTCCTTGGCGGGGCGATGATCGCGATGTTCGGCATGGTCATCGCACAAGGCATTAAAATGCTGAGCGGCGTCATCTCGGAATCACAGGAAAACTCCATGATCGTCGCTTGTTCTGTCGGCATCGGGCTCGGCGTAACGGTCGTTCCGGAACTGTTCGCGCTATTGCCTGCAGGCGTCCAGATCTTGACGAGCAACGGCATCGTTGCCGGGAGCTTGACGGCGATCGGCTTGAATATCGTTTTCCATATGTTGCCGTCCCGTAAACGAAAACGCGAGGCGCAAGCAGTACAATCCAATCAAGCAGTCACACCCCATGGGTGAATAGAAAAGCTGTCCCTTCGATTAATGCGAGGGGACAGCTTTTATTTTTGCGCCTGGCTTTTTTCGAGCAGGAATTCCAATGTCTTCTGGAGGGTTTCCTGGCCATCGTTCGTGTCCAAGGCGTATTGATATTCATGCTTCAGGTTCTTATCGGTGCCGCGGAAGAAGACATCGGTGACATCAACGCCTTTGAGGCGCAGGCTGTCGGCCAGCGCGACCGATTGCGGCTCTAAGGGATCGGCATCGCCGGCTGAAATGAAGACGTCCGGATAAGCGGGCGTCACATGCTGGATCGTCGACATTTCATGGATATTGCCGAAGGTCTCGAAACTTTCTGCGCCTGTATAGGCGTTCAGGAAGAAATCGATATTCGGGAAGCCGGATTCGCGGACGGTTTCCATATCGTATAATCCGCAGAACAATAACGCCCCGCGCAATTGTTCTGAAGCAAGGGCCGGCGTCAACGCCATCGTCTCGGCAAGGGCCGGCGTAGATTGCAGGGCAGCCAATTGGCTGGCAATCTGGGCGCCGGCGGAATCGCCGCCGACAAAAATCCGCTCCATATCGCCGCCATACTTTGCAGCAGATCCATTTAGGAACTTCAAGGCTTCATTGGCCTGGATGACAGGGCCAGGATACAATTGGCCGGGCGCCAATGCGTAGTCGATATTGGCGACCAAATAACCGGCGTTCGCCAGCGTCATGCCGTAATCCTGCCGGCTGTCTTTCGATCCGCCGATAAAGCCGCCGCCATGGATCCACAGGATGACTGGTAAGGGGCCGGTAGCCTCCTTAGGAAAATAGAGATCCAGGAAGGCATTGTCGGATGCGTGATAGCGGAGGTCTTTGACGACTTCGACGTGGGACGCGATTTCTGCGATGTTCGGCGGCGGGCTGTAAATAGCGGACCCGATCAGTGGAGCGGCCGCTTCATCTTCCTTTAAATGACTGGCCAGCACGAACCCTGCGGAGGCAAGAAACGCTACTGCGAGCAGGGCTATTATTTTCTTGGAAATAGGTCGTTTGCCTTTCATGATTCCCATCCTCTGCACGGTAAAAACACCGAAATTTCAAACAAGCTTATTGCCATCCTATCATGTGCCATGCAGCTTCTCAAAAGATTAACTGTCATGAAATTGAAACGGAACTGTAAGGTCTTGGGGGTTCGCCGCCGGCCAAATCGGGTATTTAGAGGAGAGGCCGATGGGTCATTTCAAGAGTTGAAGGAGGGGGTTTCATGTTCGGATTGAGCGATTTGATAGCACTGGTCATATCTGCGTTTATCATTTTGCCGGTCGTTGTCTTTATCCGGGAAGCGGGTTATTTACTCGTCAGTACCTTGCTTGGCGCGAAGAATCCGCGTTTGACAATCGGTTCAGGTCCCCGAGTCTTCAAGATCGGCATGTTCGACGTGAGGAAATATTATCACTTATATAGTTGGTTTGCCTATGATGATCTAAAAAGGCAAAGTAAATTCGCATATATCATGCTATATGCCGGGCCGATTTTAGCGAATGTGATTGTGGCATTCGTTATCAATGCACTAGTGGCCAACGGGGTTTTGGACCAATACGAGACTTTCTGGAACCGGTTTGTGTTCTACGGTTTCTATTTTGTGCTGTTTGATGCAGTGCCGATGAAAACGGCGAACGGCATGCCAAACAATGGCATGATCATCTATGAAATGCTGCGCTATGGTAAGCGCACGGATTATAACGATGAACCGTTCTTGCCTTCGACAACTGAAGTCGAGGAACAGTATGAAGAGGAAATGGAAAAAGTAGAGGAAATGAAGGAAAACCAGAAAGATATTATTGAAAATGAAGATAACGACTCAGCAGAGCAGCAGGAAAAAGAACGCCGCGAGAAAGAAAATCTTGAAGAAAGCAAGGAGAGACAAAAAGAGGAATTGGAAAAAGCGAAGAAATTAACGATCAAACAGCGCCACGAAGCAAAAGAAGAGCGCACTGATTGAAGGCCGCATGCAATTAGGCTTGTCATGATATGATGATCATGTCGAAAAAGAGGGAGTGAATATACATGGGTGAAAGAACAAAAGGAATTCATCATATTACAGCTATCGTCGGGGAAGCGCAGGAAAACACCGATTTTTACGCAGGGGTGCTCGGTATGCGTCTCGTCAAGAAAACGGTGAATTTTGACGACCCCGGGACGTACCATTTGTACTTCGGAAACGACCAAGGGGCACCCGGCACCATCATGACCTTTTTCCCTTGGGGCAAAGCCTACCAAGGAAAAGTGGGAGACGGCCAAGTCGGCGTTACAGCTTTCGCTGTCCCTGAAGGCGCTTTTGCATTTTGGCGCAGCCGGCTCAAAAGCTATAATATTTCGTTTGAAGAGCATCATCGTTTCGGCGAACACTATTTGAAGTTTGAAGACCCCCATGGGCTTCAGCTAGAGCTGGTCGAACGCGGGGCAGGCGAGGCGAGCGGATGGACCGGAGGCGGCATTACACAAGACAATGCCATTAAAGGCTTTGCCGGTGCTGTACTGTTTACGGTCAATGCCGCTAAAACTGCCGAGTTATTGGAAGAAGTAATCGGCTTCGCCCGTAAAGAAGAGCAAGGCGATTACGTCCGTTTTGTCTCGGATGGCGAGCTTGGAAGCATATTGGATATCAAGCAGACCCGTGTCGGTACGGGCCAAATGGGCGTCGGCACCGTTCATCACATTGCATTCCGTGCAGACGATGATGTTGATCAATTGGAATGGAAAAACCGGGTCGAAGCTTACGGGCTCGGTGTTACGCCTGTCCAGGACCGCAATTATTTCCGGTCGATTTATTTCCGCGAATACGGCGATTTGTTATTTGAAATTGCGACCGACCCGCCAGGTTTTTCGATCGACGAAAGCCCGGATGCGCTTGGTGAGGAACTGAAATTGCCGAAGCAATACGAGCAGTATCGGAAACGCTTATTGGCGGAGCTGCCGCCAGTGTATGCGCGCCCGCTTGAATAAATATAAAAAAGCAGCCCGGGTTTCGATCCGGGCTGCTTTTTGGGTTCATCAAGATTTGGAGAGAGCGCCTTTTAGCACCAACTGGATGTTCTGCGGCCTTTCGGCAAGACGCCTCATGAAATAGCCATACCAATCTTTGCCGAACGGAACGTATGACGTCACTTGGTATTCTTCCGACAGTTCCTTCAATAAATCTGTCCGGAATCCGTAGAGCATCTGAAATTCGAAGCGGTCTTTTGGAATGCCTTGTTCTTTAATATAGTCGATGGCCGCATTGATAATGTGGTGGTCATGCGTGGCAATCGATGTGAATACCGGCTGGTCGAGGCGCAGCTTGATAAGCTTAAGGAAATTGGCGTCGACTTCCTCTGCCGATTGGTACGCTACTTGCTCGCTTTCCTGATAAGCTCCTTTCACAAGGCGCAGCCTGACGTTTTGGAGCGTATCCAAATCCTGTTCAGAGCGGAATAGATAAGCTTGGATAACGGTTCCGACACTATCGAATTCCTCTTTTAACGTATGCAATATATCGAGTATAGGTTGAAGGTGCTCGTAATTTTCCATATCCAAGTTAACGTAAATTCCGCGCTGCTCCGCTTCGGCCGCGATTTCACGGATGTTTTCCAAGCAGAACTGTTCGTCGATATCGAGCCCGATCTGGGTCAATTTGACTGACAGGTGTGCATCTACGCCGGCTTCTGTGATGGCATTAACTGTCTGAATGATTTCATCTTTTGCTTGTGTGGCTTCTTCGCGGCTGGTGACGAATTCACCGAGCCGGTCAATTGTGGCGGAGATGCCATCCTCGTTCAAAGCGCGGACGGACGCCATCATATTCGGAATATCGGTTCCGGCAACGACTTTTGCGGCGCCGAGTTGAAAACCCCATTTTTTGGCTCCGTTGTTCAATAGCCGGTTATTGGATAATGCGATAAAGAAACTCCTTGTGATCCCCATTACTAGCCCTCCAGTAGAATAAAATATCGATGGCAATCCGCCCCTTGGAAATAGCGGATCTAAGCGTGAATTAACCCAGTAGTACCAGCGGGTGCTGAGCTCCTAAAAGAGGTCTTTCTCCGTGTGGCTAGAGCATATCATATAAATGACTGAAAATAAAAATAACTATTGAAATAATTATATTTCTTATTGTCTACCTTCCACTTATTGGGTTTTAGTAAACAAATTATTCAAAAAAGTTTTTCTGGAAAATGAAAATCCTGTCTTTTGGAAGAAAACAAAGCCTTTGTAGCCGCAGTGGGAAAGCAAAACGTGTAAAATAGTCGGTATGTGTTTAAAACTATTTCCTATATACGGAAGGAGGGCTTGCAGATGAGGGCATTAGCAAAAAAAGGATTCACTTTATCTGTGCTTATTTATGCCGTTCTTCATTTCATTCATTATTTTCATGCCAATCCATGGACGGAGGCGCTGTTGCCGATTGCCGGATTGTTCAGTTTGGTGTTTGCTTTCGGCGTATTGCCGCTCCGTAAGCTGCAGCTGCAGACATTCCTCGCCGTTACTGCGATCGGCGTGCTGGCGGCGACGAGCCAGAATTTCTGGCAGGATCTGGCGTCAGCACTCGTCCAGATGGAAAGCCTGATTGCCTTATTGCTGATCGTTCCGATGATCAGCTGGGTGCTCAGGGAAGAGCCTTACATAGAAGAGATCATGAGTTTCGGCAATAAATGGCTGAACAAGAGCCAAACTTTTTACGCAGGGCTGATGGGGATGACGCAGATTATCTCGCATTTCCTGTTGTTCGGGGTCGTGCCGATGATGTACAGGTTCATTGATTCATTTCTGAAAGAGCATAAAGACGAAGCGTGGGAAAATTACAAAGGCACTGCGATTCTCCGCGGTTTCGCCTTGTCGACCATGTGGGTCATCAGCATTCCGAGCTTCATCTTCGCGGTGGGCGCGATGGATGCGGTGTTATGGAAGTCGATGCTGCTCGGCCTCGGCGCAGCCATTGCTGGGACCTTGCTGTCGGTTGCCTTTGCGACGGCCGATGAGAAGCGCTACGGCAAAGATTTCTCGGCAGTGCTGACGAATGAAATCGATAAGGCGGTGGCGAACTCCCGGAATGCGGGCAGTTGGAATAAAGACGTAGCCGAATTCGCTTTCCTGTTCATCTCGCTGTTCGGCACAATCTTCATCCTCCACGAATGGACGGGGGCTGACTTTCTTGTCGTCATCCCGCTCGTCATTCTCGTCTGGACCTTCTTGTACTTCCTGCTCAAAAGACGCACAGGAAGCTATGCGCGGGAAGCGGCGATTTATTACAGAGAGGGCGTATCGAGACA includes these proteins:
- a CDS encoding xanthine phosphoribosyltransferase; its protein translation is MKQLEEKILADGRVLSEAVLKVDSFLNHQIDPALMQAIGEEFASRFKAAGITKILTIESSGIAPAVMTGLLLGVPVVFARKRKSLTLTDGLYSAPVHSFTKNETNDISVSHDFLGQDDVVMIIDDFLANGQAALGLLDIVEQVGAECAGIGIVIEKGFQPGGKLLRDKGIRVETLANIKWMEPGHVEFYGEVPN
- a CDS encoding proline dehydrogenase family protein, yielding MGITRSFFIALSNNRLLNNGAKKWGFQLGAAKVVAGTDIPNMMASVRALNEDGISATIDRLGEFVTSREEATQAKDEIIQTVNAITEAGVDAHLSVKLTQIGLDIDEQFCLENIREIAAEAEQRGIYVNLDMENYEHLQPILDILHTLKEEFDSVGTVIQAYLFRSEQDLDTLQNVRLRLVKGAYQESEQVAYQSAEEVDANFLKLIKLRLDQPVFTSIATHDHHIINAAIDYIKEQGIPKDRFEFQMLYGFRTDLLKELSEEYQVTSYVPFGKDWYGYFMRRLAERPQNIQLVLKGALSKS
- a CDS encoding nucleobase:cation symporter-2 family protein, which codes for MKKAFGEAALGLQHVLAMYAGAILVPLIVGAALGLTPEQLTYLVSIDILLCGVATLLQVFNSRFFGIGLPVVLGCTFTAVGPMIAIGGQYGISAIYGSILVSGLFVIVVSGFFGSLVRFFPPVVTGSVVTIIGITLIPVAINNMGGGQGAADFGSLSNIALAFGTLGFIIFLYKFSRGFMRAVSILVGLIAGTVVAGFMGRVDFTPIAEASYFHMVEPFYFGMPTFEWSAILTMILVALVSLVESTGVYFALSDITKKEIKEKDLAKGYRSEGLAIFLGGIFNAFPYTAYSQNVGLIQMSGVKSRKIIFIAAIMLIVLGFVPKIGAMTTIIPTPVLGGAMIAMFGMVIAQGIKMLSGVISESQENSMIVACSVGIGLGVTVVPELFALLPAGVQILTSNGIVAGSLTAIGLNIVFHMLPSRKRKREAQAVQSNQAVTPHG
- a CDS encoding TspO/MBR family protein; its protein translation is MEVASVNGRIHVKNLAVSILVPVVGGSLVGALANRGTREQYERLKNPSFAPPGWVFPVVWIALYKMMGVAKYRAQETAKPLGRERQVLAPYELQLGLNFLWSFLFFKWGLRGTALIEMAALLGAVIWAAYEFYQVDQLAGVLMVPYIAWVAFALGLNYSFWQLNK
- a CDS encoding ring-cleaving dioxygenase — protein: MGERTKGIHHITAIVGEAQENTDFYAGVLGMRLVKKTVNFDDPGTYHLYFGNDQGAPGTIMTFFPWGKAYQGKVGDGQVGVTAFAVPEGAFAFWRSRLKSYNISFEEHHRFGEHYLKFEDPHGLQLELVERGAGEASGWTGGGITQDNAIKGFAGAVLFTVNAAKTAELLEEVIGFARKEEQGDYVRFVSDGELGSILDIKQTRVGTGQMGVGTVHHIAFRADDDVDQLEWKNRVEAYGLGVTPVQDRNYFRSIYFREYGDLLFEIATDPPGFSIDESPDALGEELKLPKQYEQYRKRLLAELPPVYARPLE
- a CDS encoding alpha/beta hydrolase; the encoded protein is MKGKRPISKKIIALLAVAFLASAGFVLASHLKEDEAAAPLIGSAIYSPPPNIAEIASHVEVVKDLRYHASDNAFLDLYFPKEATGPLPVILWIHGGGFIGGSKDSRQDYGMTLANAGYLVANIDYALAPGQLYPGPVIQANEALKFLNGSAAKYGGDMERIFVGGDSAGAQIASQLAALQSTPALAETMALTPALASEQLRGALLFCGLYDMETVRESGFPNIDFFLNAYTGAESFETFGNIHEMSTIQHVTPAYPDVFISAGDADPLEPQSVALADSLRLKGVDVTDVFFRGTDKNLKHEYQYALDTNDGQETLQKTLEFLLEKSQAQK
- a CDS encoding acyl-CoA thioesterase; this encodes MYKTTITPRVSETDAVGHINNTTLPVWFEAGRNPLFELFTPDHDFANWKMVIVKTTLEFTGQVYFGKDAEVHTWVERIGNSSLELYEELYQEGRLCAKNRAVYVNFNLARQHSEPIPPKIRAELNKHLLEANGH
- a CDS encoding DUF4139 domain-containing protein, producing the protein MKLQSTRSQQKHLSVAAYNGGFALVQEMRYLKSDGPVEEVQFLDLAERVETDSIIVKGLDILEQNYDYDLVSKGKLLERYINRNVHVRNSEIGEEWEMRLLSVSECIIGERADTKEIVIDPVGELILPALPEGLLLKPALVWKIAPAAVDQEIRVSYLTKSLEWHAHYTLEIKDDGFQFDGWIKILNHSGAHYEKAELALVAGHVHREQEMKNGDSPILYSRMQESLITAEALPDRLVYRINRPVTVMNEQLKQLSLFSAHGAQFKRAYQVRSGDTHADIQLEFFNSSENGLGMPLPEGVVKVYEAGDSGETFFTGEGRIEHIAPGKNLRIYIGKATDVTSDSHEKLREKHGVHEYITYVYKLENEKTESIRLLVEHVIFDPIWEMESSSHDYERKSSSKVEFVLRIQPETTVELEFTYKVDKRREERGY